A window of the Raphanus sativus cultivar WK10039 unplaced genomic scaffold, ASM80110v3 Scaffold0649, whole genome shotgun sequence genome harbors these coding sequences:
- the LOC130502669 gene encoding ribosome biogenesis regulatory protein homolog, which yields MDTEMDQIYQIDVGNLLAFNPNHRFPSAPSSREELVKECVTEGTKLVQAIADTLFNFPSTETVDGPLVQLPPPTTKLPREKHLPMPKPPTKWEEFALKKGIQKRKKDKIVYDETTDQFKRRHGYDRVNDDNDIPIIEAKASDEPGEDPFAKRLDDKKKRVGKQEKNRLQNLKTAAKAGALPSHVQLAVTALPISGTKTQPQKIGKDALGDVAGLAATSTASGGKFDKKLPGEKPPKKQGKHHKYLPVVPRYGVVDEEKEQTNKVLGKLLSKHSHEILNVGKAINMYNDKKEKKKSGRSDKLKAKKDITKKKPYANKAN from the exons ATGGACACGGAGATGGACCAAATCTACCAGATCGATGTCGGAAATCTTCTAGCTTTCAATCCCAATCACCGGTTCCCTTCTGCCCCGTCTTCAAG aGAGGAGCTTGTTAAGGAATGCGTTACTGAGGGAACAAAACTTGTTCAGGCGATAGCTGATACTCTTTTCAACTTTCCTTCTACTGAAACTGTTGATGGTCCCCTTGTCCAGTTGCCTCCCCCTACAACCAAACTCCCTAGAGAGAAACAT CTTCCAATGCCCAAGCCTCCTACAAAGTGGGAAGAGTTTGCTCTTAAGAAAG GTATACAGAAGCGCAAGAAGGACAAGATTGTATACGACGAAACAACTGATCAGTTTAAGCGTCGCCATGGTTATGACCGTGTCAACGATGATAATGATATTCCCATTATTGAAGCAAAGGCATCAGATG AACCAGGAGAAGATCCTTTTGCCAAGAGACTAGACGATAAAAAGAAGAGAGTTGGAAAGCAAGAAAAGAATCGACTACAGAACTTGAAGACAGCTGCAAAAGCTGGTGCTTTACCCAG CCATGTTCAGCTTGCTGTAACCGCATTGCCCATATCAGGCACCAAAACTCAGCCACAGAAAATTGGAAAGGATGCACTTGGAGATGTGGCAGGTTTAGCTGCTACTTCGACAGCTAGTGGTGGTAAATTCGATAAAAAGTTGCCTGGAGAAAAACCTCCTAAGAAGCAAGGCAAACACCACAAG tattTACCGGTTGTACCAAGGTATGGGGTGGTTGATGAGGAAAAAGAACAGACTAATAAAGTACTTGGCAAGTTATTATCTAAGCATTCACATGAGATCCTCAATGTTGGAAAG GCAATAAACATGTACAATGACaagaaggagaaaaagaagTCGGGAAGATCAGACAAGTTGAAAGCTAAGAAAGACATCACCAAGAAGAAGCCTTATGCCAACAAAGCTAATTGA
- the LOC130494386 gene encoding eukaryotic peptide chain release factor subunit 1-1-like — protein sequence MGDNADGVFGFIVIDMNGTLFGTLSGTTREVLHKFSVNLPKIHGRGEKAALQFAQFHKECQLYIENIAELATQYYINPLTGQPNVAGLILAGLGDLKIELRQSHMFDPRLETKILKVVHVSLGGEHGFSRAIEMSSDLLGGVRYIQEKRLIRRLFQEIRLENGKYVVGVDDTLNTLGAIETLIVWQDLAINRYVLNNNATGETVIRYMDSEQEGNEENFRDGNIELVVMENTPLVEWLANEHNRFGCVLEFVTDNSNEGSQFRKGFGGIGGILHHNIN from the coding sequence ATGGGAGACAACGCGGATGGGGTGTTTGGCTTTATTGTAATTGACATGAACGGGACTCTCTTTGGAACTCTGAGCGGCACCACCCGTGAGGTCCTTCACAAGTTCTCTGTTAATCTTCCAAAGATACACGGTAGAGGAGAAAAGGCAGCTCTTCAGTTTGCCCAGTTCCATAAGGAGTGTCAGctttacattgaaaatattgCTGAGCTCGCAACACAATACTACATCAATCCTTTAACAGGTCAGCCTAATGTGGCTGGGCTGATACTTGCCGGTTTAGGAGATCTGAAGATTGAGTTGAGGCAGTCGCATATGTTTGATCCAAGGCTTGAGACGAAGATCCTGAAAGTGGTGCATGTATCACTTGGAGGAGAGCACGGTTTCAGCCGAGCTATAGAGATGTCATCTGACCTACTAGGAGGTGTACGCTACATTCAAGAGAAGCGTTTGATAAGGAGGTTATTTCAGGAGATAAGGTTGGAGAACGGGAAGTACGTCGTTGGTGTGGATGATACGTTGAACACTCTAGGTGCTATTGAGACGCTGATTGTGTGGCAAGATCTTGCTATCAACAGATATGTGTTGAATAATAATGCAACAGGCGAAACCGTGATAAGATACATGGACAGTGAACAGGAAGGCAACGAAGAGAACTTCAGAGATGGTAACATTGAATTGGTTGTGATGGAGAATACTCCGTTAGTGGAGTGGCTGGCAAATGAACACAATCGTTTTGGTTGTGTCCTAGAGTTTGTTACGGACAATTCAAATGAAGGTTCTCAGTTTCGTAAAGGTTTTGGAGGGATCGGAGGGATCCTTCATCACAATATTAACTGA